One stretch of Chloroflexota bacterium DNA includes these proteins:
- a CDS encoding ABC transporter ATP-binding protein, with the protein MFHGRGDASGKNQNEQRGSVNRDLMRALGYLKQYKLLTFGAWVSLLVVTATQLVTPRLIQVIIDDGIAESNLQIVLSFSLAIVGVALVRGVFNFAQGYWSEKASQGVAFDLRNNLYAKLQSLSFSYHDQAQTGQLMTRTTNDVDLVRLWTGMGFVQLLNTILMIVGAAVILFLTNWKLALLSLITIPLVLLVISYFIKRAMPIFTRVQAKLAFLNTVLQENLAGVRVVKAFAREPYELKRFTDANLSLLDENLKGAAIMSRSFPLVFALANISTLIVIWVGGMQVIGGSLTLGELVAFNAYLTMLTFPVLMLGMIMGMLTRAGASAQRVFEILDAEVEVKEKADAVEMPPLQGHVAFEGVTFRYFGSGEDVLKGVDFAAAPGQMVALLGATGAGKSSVINLIPRFYDVTDGRVVIDDFDVRDVTLESLRSQIGIVLQETNLFSGTIRENIAFGCPDCSEEAIEQAAQAAAAHDFIAEFPDGYDTRVGERGVGLSGGQRQRIAIARALLMNPRILILDDSTSSVDLETEAKISAALDSLMQGAGSTRPTSFVIAQRISTVQNADMILVLDKGQVVAQGTHEELLRESPIYAEVYSLQFGRSDGLIAEIPVDGHNGKTPARHRPDGEPAEEETEVMAS; encoded by the coding sequence ATGTTTCACGGTAGAGGCGATGCGTCCGGGAAAAACCAGAATGAGCAGCGGGGTAGCGTCAATCGCGACCTGATGCGGGCGCTCGGTTATTTGAAGCAGTACAAGCTGCTGACCTTCGGCGCGTGGGTCAGTTTGCTGGTCGTAACGGCGACGCAGCTCGTAACACCGCGACTCATCCAGGTGATCATCGACGATGGTATCGCCGAAAGCAATCTTCAGATCGTCTTGAGCTTTTCTCTGGCGATTGTAGGCGTGGCTCTCGTGCGCGGCGTCTTTAACTTTGCTCAGGGATATTGGAGTGAAAAGGCCAGCCAGGGTGTGGCCTTTGATCTTCGTAACAACCTGTATGCCAAGCTTCAGAGTCTCAGCTTCAGCTATCACGATCAGGCACAAACGGGCCAGTTGATGACCAGGACAACCAACGACGTTGATTTGGTTCGTCTGTGGACCGGGATGGGATTCGTGCAGTTGCTCAATACAATCCTGATGATTGTCGGTGCTGCTGTCATCCTCTTTTTAACGAATTGGAAACTGGCTCTGTTATCCCTGATCACCATTCCGCTGGTATTGCTTGTGATTTCCTATTTTATCAAGCGGGCAATGCCGATCTTCACCAGGGTGCAGGCCAAGTTGGCCTTTCTAAACACGGTGTTGCAGGAAAACCTGGCTGGCGTACGGGTGGTGAAGGCGTTTGCCAGAGAACCCTATGAGTTGAAGCGCTTCACCGACGCGAACCTGAGTCTTCTGGACGAGAACCTCAAAGGGGCAGCCATCATGTCCCGTTCGTTTCCCCTGGTATTTGCGTTGGCGAATATCTCGACGCTCATTGTGATCTGGGTTGGCGGCATGCAGGTGATTGGTGGCAGTCTGACCCTTGGCGAATTGGTCGCCTTCAATGCTTACCTGACCATGTTGACCTTTCCGGTCCTGATGTTGGGGATGATTATGGGGATGTTGACCCGGGCCGGCGCCAGCGCCCAGCGGGTCTTCGAGATCCTGGATGCCGAGGTCGAGGTCAAGGAAAAAGCGGATGCGGTGGAGATGCCCCCCTTGCAGGGACATGTGGCATTCGAGGGCGTTACCTTTCGCTATTTCGGTTCCGGAGAGGATGTGCTCAAGGGAGTTGATTTTGCGGCGGCACCGGGTCAAATGGTGGCATTGCTCGGCGCTACCGGCGCCGGCAAGAGCAGCGTGATCAACTTGATTCCACGCTTCTACGATGTGACCGACGGCCGGGTGGTGATCGACGATTTCGACGTGCGGGATGTCACGCTGGAAAGCCTTCGGTCCCAGATCGGTATCGTTTTACAGGAGACCAATCTATTCTCCGGTACGATCCGGGAGAACATTGCATTTGGTTGTCCTGATTGCAGTGAGGAAGCCATCGAACAGGCGGCTCAGGCTGCAGCGGCCCATGATTTCATCGCTGAATTCCCCGACGGTTATGATACACGGGTCGGCGAACGTGGCGTCGGCCTGTCGGGTGGTCAACGTCAACGCATCGCCATTGCCCGGGCGTTGCTCATGAATCCCAGGATTCTCATCCTGGATGATTCCACCAGCAGCGTCGATCTGGAGACCGAGGCGAAGATCTCTGCGGCCCTGGATTCCTTGATGCAAGGCGCTGGTTCGACACGGCCGACCTCCTTTGTCATTGCCCAGCGGATCAGCACAGTGCAGAATGCTGATATGATCCTGGTGTTGGACAAAGGGCAGGTCGTGGCCCAGGGAACGCACGAGGAACTGTTGCGGGAAAGCCCCATCTATGCCGAGGTTTACAGCCTGCAGTTTGGCCGGTCCGATGGCCTCATTGCGGAGATACCGGTCGACGGGCATAACGGCAAGACACCGGCGAGGCATAGACCTGATGGAGAACCGGCCGAGGAGGAAACGGAGGTGATGGCATCATGA